The proteins below are encoded in one region of Longimicrobium sp.:
- a CDS encoding zf-HC2 domain-containing protein — protein MMHAPPADEHLDDGALVRLIDGEAADGERAGVEAHLAACPVCAARLGSLRRRSVNLGVLLARGDFAVPAAPSDELAARREARRAAPRSWLRAAAVAALVVVGAGLFSSPVRAWFRDILGGAGSGASVATQPAPPPASAPNASSPSSGARIRFTPQGEEMGVEIAHPQAGSALVLERASSSTATAEVRAPVGALGDLLVLPTGLRIANRANSPSAAEYHVAVPITVQRVRVRIGTAPSITVSAAELARGRRIELR, from the coding sequence ATGATGCACGCACCCCCCGCGGACGAGCACCTGGACGACGGCGCCCTCGTCCGCCTCATCGACGGCGAGGCCGCGGACGGCGAGCGCGCCGGCGTCGAGGCGCACCTGGCGGCGTGTCCGGTGTGCGCGGCTCGCCTCGGCTCCCTGCGCCGCCGCTCCGTCAACCTCGGCGTCCTCCTCGCCCGCGGCGACTTCGCCGTCCCCGCTGCCCCGTCCGACGAGCTGGCGGCGCGGCGCGAGGCGCGGCGTGCGGCTCCGCGGTCCTGGCTCCGTGCGGCGGCGGTCGCGGCGCTGGTGGTCGTGGGCGCGGGGCTCTTCTCGAGCCCGGTGCGCGCATGGTTCCGGGACATCCTGGGCGGGGCGGGCAGCGGCGCGTCCGTGGCAACCCAGCCCGCGCCGCCACCCGCGTCCGCCCCGAACGCGTCATCCCCCTCATCGGGCGCCCGCATCCGCTTCACCCCTCAGGGCGAGGAGATGGGGGTCGAGATCGCGCATCCGCAGGCGGGGAGCGCGCTGGTGCTCGAGCGTGCGTCATCCTCCACGGCCACGGCGGAGGTCCGCGCCCCCGTCGGCGCGCTCGGCGACCTCCTGGTGCTCCCCACCGGCCTGCGCATCGCCAACCGCGCGAATTCGCCGTCCGCGGCCGAGTACCACGTCGCCGTCCCCATCACCGTGCAGCGCGTCCGCGTCCGCATCGGCACCGCCCCCTCCATCACAGTCTCCGCCGCCGAGCTCGCGCGCGGGCGCCGCATCGAGCTCCGCTAA
- a CDS encoding sigma-70 family RNA polymerase sigma factor — MDAARLFAEHHASLFRYLSRLTGNPDVAADAAQEAFVKLLEKPPQPGETRAWLFRVGTNAARLAERTRGRRLRLLEHRPERAPIGDTPPTPDVALEAAETRRRVREAMEVLSERDRTMLLMREEGFSHREIAEAVGTTTGSVGTMIARALDKLAARLQLDEEAR; from the coding sequence ATGGACGCCGCCCGGCTCTTCGCGGAGCACCACGCATCGCTCTTCCGCTACCTGTCGCGGCTCACCGGCAATCCGGACGTCGCCGCCGACGCCGCGCAGGAGGCGTTCGTGAAGCTCCTGGAGAAGCCTCCGCAGCCGGGGGAGACGCGCGCCTGGCTCTTTCGCGTGGGCACCAACGCGGCGCGCCTGGCTGAGCGCACACGCGGCCGCCGCCTCCGCCTGCTGGAGCACCGCCCTGAGCGCGCCCCCATCGGCGACACCCCGCCCACCCCCGACGTGGCGCTGGAAGCCGCCGAGACCCGCCGCCGCGTGCGCGAGGCGATGGAGGTCCTCTCGGAGCGCGACCGCACGATGCTCCTGATGCGCGAGGAAGGCTTCAGCCACCGCGAGATCGCGGAGGCCGTGGGAACCACGACGGGATCGGTGGGGACGATGATCGCGCGGGCGCTGGACAAGCTGGCGGCCCGGCTCCAACTGGACGAGGAAGCACGATGA
- a CDS encoding DUF2911 domain-containing protein, producing MTRTFVRPLAAIALALAAGACGGGAAMETPAPAPAAAPQSESAAFVVTIGTDTVSVERYTRTATTLTGEVVTRTPRTTARSYRAQLRPDGSVSSVEVTTRVLNAPPSTPPTIATVTFGSDTASVRVARGDSVQNQRISAGANAFPQLGAYALYEQAIMHTRRAGMGEARLRFLAPGAPQPGNVGIRTLGADSLELTTGAGPATVRIDSAGRLLALSGLQSTQKFIVRRLPSLDVAALGASYAQREASGSGLGTLSPRDSVRATIGGANIVIDYGRPLKRGRRVLGEVVPLDQVWRTGANAATGLRTDRDLVIGGTRVPAGSYTLFSLPSRDGWKLIVSRQTGQWGTEYHPEQDLARIDLQRRAATPAVEQFTIRIDPSGAGAGTLRMLWDDFELAAPIEVR from the coding sequence ATGACCAGAACGTTCGTTCGCCCGCTCGCCGCAATCGCGCTCGCACTGGCCGCCGGGGCGTGCGGCGGAGGGGCGGCGATGGAGACCCCGGCCCCCGCGCCCGCCGCCGCGCCGCAGAGCGAGAGCGCGGCGTTCGTCGTCACCATCGGCACCGACACGGTCTCGGTGGAGCGCTACACCCGCACCGCCACCACCCTCACCGGCGAAGTGGTCACGCGCACGCCGCGCACCACCGCGCGCTCGTATCGGGCGCAGCTCCGGCCTGACGGCTCCGTGTCGTCGGTGGAGGTGACGACGCGGGTGCTGAACGCGCCGCCCTCCACGCCGCCCACCATCGCCACCGTCACCTTTGGCAGCGACACGGCGTCGGTGCGTGTGGCGCGGGGGGACAGCGTGCAGAACCAGCGCATCTCCGCGGGCGCGAACGCGTTCCCGCAGCTCGGCGCCTACGCGCTGTACGAGCAGGCGATCATGCACACGCGCCGCGCGGGGATGGGGGAGGCGCGGCTCCGCTTCCTGGCTCCGGGCGCTCCGCAGCCGGGCAACGTCGGGATCCGCACGCTCGGCGCCGACTCGCTGGAGCTGACCACCGGCGCCGGCCCCGCGACGGTCCGCATCGACTCGGCGGGGCGGCTGCTGGCGCTGAGCGGCCTGCAGAGCACGCAGAAGTTCATCGTGCGGCGCCTCCCCTCGCTGGACGTGGCGGCGCTGGGCGCATCGTACGCGCAGCGCGAGGCGTCCGGCAGCGGGCTGGGCACCCTCTCCCCGCGCGACAGCGTGCGCGCGACGATCGGCGGCGCGAACATCGTGATCGACTACGGCCGCCCGCTGAAGCGCGGGCGCCGCGTGCTGGGCGAGGTGGTGCCGCTGGACCAGGTGTGGCGCACGGGCGCGAACGCCGCCACCGGCCTGCGCACCGACCGGGACCTGGTGATCGGCGGCACGCGCGTCCCGGCGGGCTCGTACACGCTCTTCTCCCTCCCCTCGCGCGACGGCTGGAAGCTGATCGTCAGCCGCCAGACGGGCCAGTGGGGCACCGAGTATCACCCCGAGCAGGACCTGGCGCGCATCGACCTCCAGCGCCGCGCCGCCACCCCCGCCGTCGAGCAGTTCACCATCCGCATCGATCCCTCCGGCGCCGGCGCCGGCACCCTGCGCATGCTGTGGGACGACTTCGAGCTCGCGGCGCCCATCGAGGTACGGTAG
- a CDS encoding TonB-dependent receptor: MIRPLRLALFLILLLALPAAGQAAGGVSGMIIDASTSLPLADATVALEPRDAARAREGRVVRTDAAGRYTFAGLAPGAYTLRVRRIGYQAASVEVELHGGADPSVSVGLTVQPVALPPLHATAPPAAAADRYARTAEPTQRGEYRLAAERERQRLHASSDVRSITHADVEEGITLGESDLFRALQRLPGIAAGDDYGAELWTRGARWDQTRVYFDGLPLLNPVHGLGTFSGVNADAVGAAFLHPGVQPASLGGAAAGALDVRSRRGGSGGSLAGVGELSLVSARLALDGETAEGRDAWMVAGRRTYLDWLTRAVAGSVPDLEHVPYSFHDVAARYDRRLGAGRTLEASALVSRDRLGGMIPDIVDEGSGSWGSEAARATLRTPFRGLEAAHTLGISRFRSRLRSNPADTSDVYSAPSVPPSSNRATHLELSGDVTPRVAGAAPAPWRAGYALVSERVSFRGFALNREYLPGLDNEPLVRDEALAWAALWGERRWRPIGRLTVETGMRVEAGPAVRNGGPVRLAPRVAARFQVDPAFSLSAGAGRSFQYVQALAPAGVPAYREHPSEYVYALAGSDAPAARADIATLGAERWLGGGWLGSATAYVRHTVGMAVQDPTPGPQLDRPLFVSGGGNARGVELSARRLAGRWTASASYAFARSEITARGLTYPAPEEQRHTFDATAYLRAGRGVQLGAAYTASSGVPYTRRFGGTYFCTSPTECQVGTPPIAEAPGAQRARGYRSLDLLAEWSGHLRGARLGAYLQLRNALGNENRGRYKGSVPCGEFGVGCAPGLASGFDDFDPGLPTLPVIGFRLSF; this comes from the coding sequence GTGATCCGTCCGCTCCGCCTCGCGCTCTTCCTGATCCTCCTCCTCGCGCTTCCGGCGGCGGGGCAGGCGGCGGGCGGCGTTTCGGGGATGATCATCGACGCATCGACGTCGCTCCCGCTCGCGGACGCCACCGTCGCGCTGGAGCCGCGCGACGCGGCGCGGGCCCGGGAGGGGCGCGTCGTGCGCACGGATGCGGCCGGGCGCTACACCTTCGCCGGCCTCGCGCCGGGCGCCTACACGCTGCGGGTGCGGCGGATCGGCTACCAGGCGGCATCGGTGGAGGTGGAGCTGCACGGCGGGGCGGACCCCAGCGTCTCGGTGGGGCTCACGGTGCAGCCGGTGGCGCTCCCGCCGCTGCACGCCACCGCCCCGCCCGCCGCCGCCGCGGACCGCTACGCCCGCACCGCCGAGCCAACGCAGCGCGGCGAGTACCGCCTGGCGGCCGAGCGGGAGCGGCAGCGACTCCACGCGTCCAGCGACGTGCGCTCCATTACCCACGCGGACGTGGAGGAGGGGATCACGCTCGGCGAGTCGGACCTCTTCCGCGCCCTGCAGCGCCTTCCCGGCATCGCGGCGGGCGACGACTACGGCGCGGAGCTGTGGACCCGCGGCGCTCGCTGGGACCAGACGCGGGTGTACTTCGACGGCCTCCCCCTCCTCAACCCCGTGCACGGCCTCGGCACCTTCTCCGGCGTCAACGCGGACGCGGTGGGCGCGGCCTTTCTGCACCCCGGCGTGCAGCCCGCATCGCTGGGCGGTGCCGCGGCCGGCGCGCTGGACGTGAGGTCGCGCCGCGGCGGAAGCGGCGGATCGCTGGCGGGCGTCGGTGAGCTGTCGCTGGTGAGCGCGCGGCTGGCACTGGACGGCGAGACGGCGGAGGGGAGGGATGCCTGGATGGTGGCGGGGCGTCGCACCTACCTGGACTGGCTTACCCGGGCCGTGGCTGGCAGCGTGCCGGATCTGGAGCACGTCCCCTACTCCTTCCACGACGTCGCCGCGCGCTACGACCGGCGGCTGGGAGCCGGCCGCACGCTGGAGGCCAGCGCCCTCGTCTCGCGCGACCGCCTCGGCGGGATGATCCCGGACATCGTGGACGAGGGCTCCGGCTCCTGGGGGAGCGAGGCGGCGCGCGCCACCCTGCGCACCCCGTTCCGCGGGCTGGAGGCGGCGCACACGCTCGGCATCAGCCGCTTCCGCTCGCGCCTGCGGTCGAACCCGGCGGATACCTCCGATGTGTACAGCGCGCCCAGCGTGCCGCCCTCGTCCAACCGCGCGACGCACCTGGAGCTCTCGGGCGATGTGACGCCGCGCGTGGCCGGCGCTGCCCCCGCGCCATGGAGGGCCGGATACGCGCTGGTGAGTGAGCGCGTGAGCTTCCGCGGCTTCGCGCTGAATCGCGAGTACCTCCCCGGCCTGGACAACGAGCCGCTGGTGCGCGACGAGGCGCTTGCATGGGCGGCGCTCTGGGGCGAGCGGCGCTGGAGGCCTATCGGCCGCCTCACCGTCGAGACGGGGATGCGCGTGGAGGCGGGACCCGCGGTGCGCAACGGCGGCCCGGTGCGGCTGGCCCCGCGCGTCGCCGCCCGCTTCCAGGTGGATCCGGCGTTTTCCCTCTCGGCAGGCGCAGGGCGCAGCTTCCAGTACGTGCAGGCGCTGGCTCCCGCGGGCGTGCCGGCGTACCGGGAGCACCCCTCCGAGTACGTCTACGCCCTCGCCGGCAGCGACGCCCCCGCCGCCCGGGCGGACATCGCCACCCTGGGCGCGGAGCGGTGGCTGGGCGGGGGCTGGCTCGGCTCGGCCACGGCGTACGTGCGCCACACCGTCGGGATGGCGGTGCAGGACCCAACCCCCGGCCCGCAGCTCGACCGCCCGCTCTTCGTGTCCGGCGGGGGGAACGCTCGCGGCGTGGAGCTCTCCGCGCGGCGGCTGGCCGGGCGCTGGACGGCGTCCGCGTCGTACGCCTTCGCCCGCTCCGAGATCACGGCGCGGGGGCTCACCTATCCGGCGCCGGAGGAGCAGCGCCACACCTTCGACGCGACCGCCTACCTGCGCGCGGGGCGCGGCGTGCAGCTTGGCGCGGCGTACACCGCGTCGAGCGGCGTGCCGTACACGCGCCGCTTCGGCGGAACCTACTTCTGCACCTCGCCCACCGAGTGCCAGGTGGGGACGCCGCCGATCGCCGAGGCGCCGGGGGCGCAGCGCGCGCGGGGCTACCGCAGCCTGGACCTGCTGGCGGAGTGGAGCGGGCACCTGCGGGGCGCGCGGCTGGGGGCGTACCTCCAGCTTCGCAACGCGCTGGGAAACGAGAACAGGGGGCGCTACAAGGGAAGCGTGCCCTGCGGCGAGTTTGGCGTGGGGTGCGCGCCGGGGCTGGCCAGCGGCTTCGACGACTTCGATCCGGGGCTCCCGACGCTCCCGGTGATCGGCTTCCGGCTGAGCTTCTGA
- a CDS encoding TonB-dependent receptor gives MILAAIIAALLPTATVRGTVHAEGSREPVAYATVRLVEPRRAARTDERGLFVVPDVPQGSWRVTVTAAGYQPKDTVLVVPATGTLEVTIGLRAAAIALPGIEARGRQESRAASTAGPGATRIEAREIDAAPALAEADVLRTVQLLPSVAAASDFSSALYVRGGSPDQTLVMLDGTPLFNPYHLGGLFGAIDPDAVAAVDVLPGAFPARVGDRLSGIIDIQTRDGGRDRVRGFGGTSLISSRAGVEGPLPGARGSYLVSVRRTYLDLFTKAAYGLGLIDGTLPYAFTDGHLKLTHDVGTLGRLSVAAYVDEEGLGMPRERPDPEVTPRPGPRDDINFGWGSRVGSLRFRRPLAPNVVAELRGAVSTFHGDFNVAEARYAGDERPDTLVKVLGARMRMRDVMAGADLTWHARSHQLRGGVQWDGYRFFHDVAEYDDGAGPFFTGSFRREDTPATIAAYVEDEWQPTPLLRVRGGVRMLAAGERGTEILPRIGAQYTLTPSLTLTLGGGRSAQVIQSLRSEESLGASVMAYDFLAAVPTSTGLSTATDVVGGAEWVRGTTSVRLDAFAKRLGNVPLPQLPGDITEAPIIVNEGFLAATGTARGVELLARHARGRALYSLAYALNGVRMRVAGEEYTPRFERRHTLDAVALLPWGRRGEVSGRLALASGQPYTPPAGYGYSVRYDPYTGRYVQSGATVLLDDHNSGRLPGYFRVDVGVRRSYEPRFFGRRTTVTPFLQIVNVLNTPNVLAGLPELYGEAGPQIEYAPQLPILPTIGFEWKF, from the coding sequence GTGATACTCGCAGCCATCATCGCCGCGCTCCTCCCCACGGCCACCGTGCGCGGCACCGTGCACGCCGAGGGGTCGCGCGAGCCCGTCGCATACGCCACCGTGCGGCTGGTGGAGCCACGCCGCGCCGCCCGAACCGACGAGCGCGGCCTCTTCGTGGTACCCGATGTTCCGCAGGGAAGCTGGCGCGTGACGGTCACCGCCGCCGGCTATCAGCCAAAGGACACGGTCCTGGTCGTACCCGCCACCGGCACGCTGGAGGTGACGATCGGCCTGCGCGCGGCGGCCATCGCGCTGCCGGGGATCGAGGCGCGCGGCCGGCAGGAGAGCCGCGCCGCGTCGACCGCCGGCCCCGGCGCCACCCGCATCGAGGCGCGCGAGATCGACGCCGCGCCGGCGCTGGCCGAGGCGGACGTTCTGCGCACCGTTCAGCTCCTGCCCTCCGTGGCGGCGGCGAGCGACTTCAGCAGCGCGCTGTACGTGCGCGGCGGCTCGCCAGACCAGACGCTGGTGATGCTGGACGGCACGCCCCTCTTCAACCCGTACCACCTGGGCGGCCTCTTCGGCGCCATCGACCCGGACGCGGTGGCGGCGGTGGACGTGCTCCCCGGCGCCTTCCCCGCGCGCGTGGGCGACCGGCTCTCCGGCATCATCGACATCCAGACGCGCGACGGCGGGCGCGACCGGGTGCGCGGCTTCGGCGGCACCTCGCTGATCTCCAGCCGCGCGGGCGTGGAAGGGCCGCTCCCCGGCGCGCGCGGCAGCTACCTGGTCTCCGTGCGGCGCACCTACCTGGACCTGTTCACGAAGGCGGCGTACGGGCTGGGCCTCATCGACGGGACGCTCCCCTACGCCTTCACCGACGGGCACCTCAAGCTGACGCACGACGTGGGGACGCTGGGCCGCCTCTCCGTCGCCGCGTACGTGGACGAGGAGGGGCTCGGCATGCCGCGCGAGCGCCCGGACCCGGAGGTCACGCCGCGTCCGGGGCCGCGCGACGACATCAACTTCGGATGGGGCTCGCGGGTGGGCTCGCTCCGCTTCCGGCGTCCGCTGGCGCCCAACGTGGTGGCCGAGCTGCGCGGCGCCGTCAGCACCTTCCACGGCGACTTCAACGTGGCCGAGGCACGCTACGCGGGCGATGAGCGGCCGGACACGCTCGTGAAGGTCCTGGGCGCGCGCATGCGGATGCGCGACGTGATGGCCGGCGCGGACCTCACCTGGCACGCGCGTAGCCACCAGCTTCGCGGCGGCGTGCAGTGGGACGGGTACCGCTTCTTCCACGACGTGGCCGAATACGACGACGGCGCCGGCCCCTTCTTCACCGGCTCCTTTCGCCGTGAAGACACGCCCGCCACCATCGCGGCGTACGTGGAGGACGAGTGGCAGCCGACGCCGCTGCTGCGGGTGCGGGGCGGCGTGCGCATGCTGGCCGCGGGGGAACGCGGTACCGAGATCCTCCCCCGCATCGGCGCGCAGTACACGCTCACGCCGTCGCTGACGCTCACCCTGGGCGGCGGGCGCTCGGCGCAGGTGATCCAGTCGCTGCGCAGCGAGGAGTCGCTGGGCGCATCGGTGATGGCGTACGACTTCCTCGCCGCCGTCCCCACGAGCACCGGCCTCTCCACCGCCACCGACGTGGTGGGCGGCGCGGAGTGGGTGCGCGGCACGACGTCGGTGCGGCTCGACGCATTCGCCAAGCGCCTCGGCAACGTCCCCCTCCCGCAGCTCCCCGGCGACATCACGGAGGCGCCGATCATCGTGAACGAGGGCTTCCTGGCGGCGACGGGGACGGCCCGCGGCGTGGAGCTGCTGGCCCGCCACGCGCGCGGCCGGGCGCTCTATTCGCTCGCCTACGCCCTCAACGGCGTGCGCATGCGGGTGGCGGGCGAGGAGTACACGCCGCGCTTCGAGCGGCGGCACACGTTGGATGCCGTTGCCCTCCTCCCGTGGGGACGGCGCGGCGAGGTGAGCGGGCGGCTGGCGCTGGCGTCGGGGCAGCCGTACACCCCGCCGGCCGGCTACGGCTACTCGGTGCGTTACGACCCGTACACCGGGCGCTACGTGCAATCGGGCGCCACGGTGCTGCTGGATGACCACAACAGCGGCCGCCTTCCGGGCTACTTCCGCGTGGACGTGGGAGTGCGGCGCAGCTACGAGCCGCGCTTCTTCGGCCGCAGGACGACGGTTACGCCGTTCCTGCAGATCGTGAACGTGCTCAACACGCCCAACGTGCTGGCGGGCCTTCCGGAGCTCTACGGCGAGGCGGGGCCGCAGATCGAGTACGCTCCGCAGCTACCCATCCTCCCGACGATCGGATTCGAATGGAAGTTCTGA
- a CDS encoding diguanylate cyclase translates to MSLSSSALLIGAHRPEAAHVAPFSPEVALAFARVPLTGTVDEVAQGCVDAVRRLAGGRLCLRVPRRPVPLAVGDTGADLAVLARFAAPGGEGTLCADEEAHALPAPLRAAVERELARVWAVQAERAATADELDQLRFHLNALQQVARTLAVVRSSDETVKMVLDSVGEVFFAWWAALYLTEGDEYTCRAVRSPRGSLVARGIPARVVQEIAPSGGAPVVPPNDAPIRDHVPAEVGVVAPLDLGSAGAGVLILGRRLSDSPYEEHDLALLRALADSSAIAMRNAELHDRLRAQATLDPLTGCHNRRGFDEVLANELSRALRHQHPLSLVFMDIDHFKRINDDYGHEVGDQALQRIGRVVRHTFRASDSACRYGGEEFALVFPATSKEDGLTMAERLRELVESLPPTAEVPRSMTASFGVASFPEDGADSAALIRSADRALYQAKANGRNRVEPA, encoded by the coding sequence GTGAGCCTCTCCTCCTCCGCCCTCCTGATCGGTGCCCACCGGCCGGAAGCCGCGCACGTCGCGCCCTTCTCGCCGGAGGTGGCGCTCGCGTTCGCGCGGGTGCCGCTCACCGGCACGGTGGACGAGGTGGCGCAGGGGTGCGTGGACGCGGTGCGGCGGCTGGCCGGCGGGCGGCTCTGCCTGCGCGTGCCGCGGCGCCCGGTGCCACTGGCCGTGGGCGACACGGGTGCGGACCTGGCCGTCCTCGCCCGCTTCGCCGCTCCCGGCGGCGAGGGGACGCTCTGCGCGGACGAGGAGGCGCACGCCCTTCCCGCGCCGCTGCGCGCGGCGGTGGAGCGCGAGCTGGCGCGGGTGTGGGCCGTGCAGGCCGAGCGCGCCGCCACCGCCGACGAGCTGGACCAGCTGCGCTTCCACCTCAACGCCCTGCAGCAGGTGGCGCGCACGCTGGCCGTGGTGCGCAGCTCGGACGAGACGGTGAAGATGGTGCTGGACTCGGTGGGCGAGGTCTTCTTCGCCTGGTGGGCCGCGCTCTACCTGACCGAGGGCGACGAGTACACCTGCCGCGCCGTGCGCTCGCCGCGCGGGTCGCTGGTGGCGCGCGGGATTCCGGCCAGGGTGGTGCAGGAAATCGCCCCCTCGGGCGGCGCGCCGGTGGTGCCGCCCAACGACGCGCCGATCCGCGACCACGTCCCGGCCGAGGTGGGGGTGGTGGCGCCGCTGGACCTGGGGAGCGCGGGGGCGGGGGTTCTGATCCTGGGCCGCCGCCTATCCGACTCGCCGTACGAGGAGCACGACCTGGCGCTCCTGCGCGCCCTGGCCGACTCGTCCGCCATCGCCATGCGCAACGCGGAGCTGCACGACCGGCTGCGCGCGCAGGCCACGCTCGACCCGCTCACGGGGTGCCACAACCGGCGCGGCTTCGACGAGGTGCTGGCGAACGAGCTGTCGCGCGCGCTGCGCCACCAGCACCCGCTGTCGCTGGTGTTCATGGACATCGACCACTTCAAGCGCATCAACGACGACTACGGCCACGAGGTCGGCGACCAGGCGCTGCAGCGGATCGGGCGCGTCGTTCGCCACACCTTCCGCGCCAGCGACAGCGCATGCCGCTACGGCGGCGAGGAGTTCGCGCTCGTCTTCCCGGCCACCTCCAAAGAGGACGGCCTCACCATGGCCGAGCGCCTGCGCGAGCTGGTGGAGTCGCTCCCGCCCACGGCCGAGGTCCCGCGCTCCATGACCGCCAGCTTCGGCGTGGCCTCCTTCCCCGAGGACGGCGCGGACAGTGCCGCCCTCATCCGCTCCGCCGACCGGGCGCTGTACCAGGCCAAGGCGAACGGGCGGAATCGGGTGGAGCCGGCGTAA
- a CDS encoding metal-dependent hydrolase produces the protein MFIGHLPAGYLATTPLLGRSAPRERRRLLLLGLAASVLPDLDLFYFYFVDERRHVHHAYLPHLPLAWVAALGMAAAVLGVLRARRTAWLALAILGINVLLHLVLDTVAGGIRWLWPFSDVELALTTVRARYDPWVLNFVLHWTFALEMALIVAALWRYRRLRSVGGSRGGMGSARAG, from the coding sequence TTGTTCATCGGCCACCTTCCGGCGGGGTACCTCGCTACCACTCCGCTGCTGGGGAGATCGGCGCCTCGCGAGCGGCGGCGCCTGCTGCTGCTCGGGCTCGCGGCGAGCGTGCTGCCGGACCTGGACCTGTTCTACTTCTACTTCGTGGACGAGCGGCGGCACGTCCACCACGCCTATCTGCCGCACCTGCCGCTCGCGTGGGTGGCGGCGCTGGGGATGGCGGCGGCCGTGCTGGGCGTCCTCCGCGCGCGGCGGACGGCGTGGCTGGCGCTGGCGATCCTGGGGATCAACGTGCTCCTGCACCTCGTGCTGGACACCGTCGCGGGCGGGATCCGGTGGCTGTGGCCCTTTTCGGACGTGGAGCTTGCTCTCACAACAGTGCGCGCCCGGTACGATCCGTGGGTCCTCAACTTCGTCCTGCACTGGACCTTTGCGCTGGAGATGGCGCTGATCGTTGCGGCGCTGTGGCGGTACCGGCGGTTGCGTTCTGTTGGAGGGTCGCGCGGAGGCATGGGGTCTGCGCGCGCGGGGTGA
- a CDS encoding ATP-dependent 6-phosphofructokinase yields the protein MSQGKGGIRRIAINTGGGDAPGLNAVIRAATLAALHEGWEVLGIRRGYMGLLEGEVDGEPGIFPLTATSVRGIHHLGGTILGTTTRGNPFGLEVRKPDGTWGTVDRSQEIVDAFRSMEIDALIAIGGDGSLNIAHELQKKGLPVIGVPKTIDNDLRATDLTFGFQTAVEVATDAIGRLHSTAEAHQRIMVVQVMGRHVGWIALESGLAGGADIILLPEVPYSAEKVAAKILERERHGRRFSIVVIAEGAKAAGEEPSYADSTGRYGGIADRLAAELEELTGKEARTLTLGHIQRGGSPTAFDRNLALRFGAAAVRCIRDGRLGTMVALQGQSVTSVPLADAISELKRVTMDMDLVMSARQLGISFGD from the coding sequence ATGAGTCAAGGAAAGGGCGGCATCCGCCGCATCGCCATCAACACGGGGGGCGGCGACGCCCCGGGGCTCAACGCCGTCATCCGCGCCGCCACGCTGGCCGCCCTCCACGAAGGGTGGGAGGTGCTCGGCATCCGCCGCGGCTACATGGGGCTGCTGGAGGGCGAGGTGGACGGCGAGCCCGGCATCTTCCCCCTGACCGCCACCTCCGTCCGCGGCATCCACCACCTGGGCGGCACCATCCTGGGGACGACCACGCGCGGGAATCCCTTCGGCCTGGAGGTGCGCAAGCCGGACGGCACCTGGGGGACGGTGGACCGCTCCCAGGAGATCGTCGACGCCTTCCGCTCCATGGAGATCGACGCGCTGATCGCCATCGGCGGCGACGGGTCGCTGAACATCGCGCACGAGCTGCAGAAGAAGGGGCTGCCGGTGATCGGCGTCCCCAAGACGATCGACAACGACCTGCGCGCAACCGACCTCACCTTCGGCTTCCAGACGGCGGTGGAGGTGGCGACGGACGCTATCGGGCGCCTTCACTCCACCGCCGAGGCGCACCAGCGGATCATGGTGGTGCAGGTGATGGGGCGGCACGTGGGATGGATCGCGCTGGAGAGCGGGCTGGCCGGCGGGGCGGACATCATCCTCCTTCCCGAGGTGCCGTACTCCGCCGAGAAGGTGGCCGCCAAGATCTTGGAGCGCGAGAGGCACGGCCGCCGCTTCAGCATCGTGGTGATCGCCGAGGGCGCGAAGGCCGCCGGCGAAGAGCCCTCGTACGCGGATTCCACGGGGCGCTACGGCGGCATCGCGGACCGGCTGGCGGCCGAGCTGGAGGAGCTCACCGGCAAGGAAGCGCGCACCCTGACGCTGGGCCACATCCAGCGCGGCGGCTCGCCCACGGCGTTCGACCGCAACCTGGCGCTGCGCTTCGGGGCGGCGGCGGTGCGCTGCATCCGCGACGGGCGGCTGGGGACGATGGTGGCGCTCCAGGGCCAGAGCGTCACCTCCGTGCCGCTCGCCGATGCCATCTCCGAGCTGAAGCGCGTGACGATGGACATGGACCTGGTGATGTCCGCCCGGCAGCTCGGCATCTCCTTCGGCGACTGA
- a CDS encoding metal-sulfur cluster assembly factor, translating into MVKEADVRKALRKVKDPEMNLDLVVLGLIYGIDVKGSHVDVTMSLTSPGCPVAGDLLKQAQEAVESVPGVESAEVELTFTPPWTMDRIPPTIRAALGF; encoded by the coding sequence ATGGTCAAGGAAGCTGACGTGCGCAAGGCGCTGCGCAAGGTAAAGGACCCCGAGATGAACCTGGACCTAGTGGTCCTCGGGCTGATCTACGGCATCGACGTCAAGGGCTCGCACGTGGACGTCACCATGTCGCTGACCTCCCCCGGCTGCCCGGTGGCGGGCGACCTCCTGAAACAGGCGCAGGAAGCGGTCGAATCCGTGCCCGGCGTGGAGAGCGCCGAGGTCGAGCTGACCTTCACCCCGCCGTGGACGATGGACCGCATCCCGCCCACGATCCGCGCGGCACTCGGGTTCTGA